A portion of the Oncorhynchus nerka isolate Pitt River linkage group LG27, Oner_Uvic_2.0, whole genome shotgun sequence genome contains these proteins:
- the LOC115125655 gene encoding cell division cycle protein 20 homolog B-like — protein sequence MDWKLNRYSRFKVKTEDTVLWENITRRLLVDFRTKRRHCSVPTSQKTGTEAPHLSSSYKRFKSRMVTRRLSAEQPLASSPMVARGRHSPCREIDTVCQRLSLDSPSGGAARTKLTQEQSTETSLQDTVTEAVVSDLSQHVVRPVTASTTYRRNVPKQDWVWSASGEQDRSSEKPFSVMYLAPSTPDQSKPQLTLALPSLQDDYYSHPLDWSNSGIVAMALGCDVFLCKADTLTLQGCIHPRAAPSLPLSLSHSVSSVSWSRDGCILGIGTKEGNVQLWDVEKRTRLRTITSHLSGVGALSWNQHVLSSGSVLGLIHHHDYRLDPPTVGVFQQQGAVCGLEWAPQGDWLASGSIDGLLNIWTNDLGSKTKTHPPARTMTQPSAVKAMAWCPWQKELIATGGGQSDGVLRIWNNQSGTCVDSAQTNSQVCSVVWSEERKALFTGHGLPHHHITCWSPSPSLEETYQLHGHMGRVLHLALSPNGTKLLSAGADCLGHVWNT from the exons ACAGGCACCGAGGCGCCTCATCTCTCATCATCGTACAAGCGCTTCAAGAGTCGGATGGTGACCAGGCGGCTGAGCGCAGAGCAGCCTTTAGCCAGTAGCCCCATGGTCGCCAGGGGGCGCCATTCTCCCTGCCGAGAGATCGACACGGTCTGTCAGAGACTGTCTCTGGATTCACCGTCAGGGGGCGCAGCGAGAACAAAACTGACACAAGAGCAGAGCACAGAGACAAGCCTTCAAG ACACAGTGACGGAGGCTGTAGTGTCAGACCTATCGCAGCATGTCGTCAGACCTGTCACCGCGTCGACCACTTACAGGAGGAATGTGCCTAAACAG gatTGGGTGTGGTCTGCTTCTGGAGAACAGGACAGAAGCTCAGAGAAG CCATTCTCTGTCATGTATCTGGCTCCCTCTACTCCAGACCAGTCTAAACCACAGCTGACTCTGGCACTGCCCTCTCTGCAGGATGACTACT acagcCACCCGTTGGACTGGAGTAACAGTGGAATCGTGGCCATGGCCCTGGGGTGCGACGTGTTCCTGTGCAAGGCAGACACACTCACTCTGCAGGGCTGCATCCATCCCAGAGCAGCACCTTCTCTCCCACTGAGCCTGTCTCACTCGGTCTCTTCTGTGTCCTGGAGCAGAGATGGATGTATACTGGGCATCGGAACCAAGGAGGGCAACGTGCAG CTGTGGGATGTGGAGAAGAGGACCAGACTGAGAACTATAACGTCACACCTCTCTGGAGTGGGGGCGCTTAGCTGGAACCAACACGTACTCAGCag CGGTTCTGTTCTCGGGCTAATCCATCACCATGACTACCGACTTGACCCCCCGACAGTGGGTGTGTTCCAACAACAAGGGGCCGTGTGCGGGCTGGAGTGGGCGCCGCAAGGAGATTGGCTGGCCAGTGGCTCAATAGACGGCCTCCTCAACATCTGGACCAATGACCTGGGGTCTAAGACGAAGACACACCCACCTGCTAGGACAATGACACAACCCAGTGCGGTCAAG gctaTGGCATGGTGTCCTTGGCAGAAGGAGCTGATCGCCACGGGAGGGGGGCAGAGCGACGGTGTTCTGAGGATCTGGAATAACCAATCAGGTACCTGCGTTGACTCCGCCCAGACCAACTCACAG GTGTGTTCCGTGGTCTggtcagaggagaggaaggctctgTTCACTGGCCATGGTCTTCCTCATCACCATATAACCTGCTGGAGCCCCTCCCCCTCACTGGAAGAGACCTACCAGCTACATG gTCACATGGGTCGTGTTTTGCACCTGGCCCTCAGTCCCAATGGAACCAAGCTCCTCTCAGCTGGAGCAGACTGTCTGGGCCATGTCTGGAACACCTAG
- the LOC135559498 gene encoding probable glutathione peroxidase 8 — MEALEVLGGYPTKPSNPRSRMVRVLLSMTVVMGCLLTLHSFLKITKSRKPQDFYSFEVKDAKGRSVSLERYRGKASLVVNVASHSEHTENNYRSLQELHRELGTSHFNVLAFPCGQFGETEMGTSRDIEANAKNTYGVTFPIFSKIKIMGSEAEPAFKFITDSVKKIPKWNFWKFLVNPEGQVVRYWKAEEPVDSVRQEATAMVREIILKKRAEL, encoded by the exons ATGGAGGCGCTGGAGGTTTTGGGGGGCTACCCGACCAAGCCCTCGAACCCTCGATCACGAATGGTCAGGGTTCTACTGAGTATGACTGTTGTTATGGGATGTTTATTAACGCTACATAGTTTTCTCAAAATCACTAAGTCGCGGAAGCCGCAAGATTTCTACTCTTTTGAGGTGAAGGACGCCAAAGGGAGAAGCGTTtctctggagagatacagaggcAAA GCGTCTCTGGTTGTCAACGTGGCGAGCCACAGCGAACACACAGAGAATAACTATCGCTCTCTGCAAGAGCTGCACCGGGAACTGGGGACGTCCCATTTCAACGTGCTGGCTTTTCCCTGCGGACAGTTCGGGGAGACCGAGATGGGGACCAGCCGGGACATCGAGGCCAACGCCAAGAACACTTATGGCGTCACCTTCCCTATTTTCAGTAAGATCAAAATCATGGGATCGGAGGCGGAGCCAGCTTTCAAATTCATAACAG ATTCTGTAAAAAAGATTCCGAAGTGGAACTTCTGGAAGTTCCTGGTGAACCCTGAGGGCCAGGTGGTGAGGTACTGGAAGGCAGAGGAGCCCGTCGACAGCGTTCGTCAGGAGGCCACGGCCATGGTGCGCGAGATCATTCTGAAGAAAAGGGCAGAGCTCTAA